Proteins found in one Balaenoptera ricei isolate mBalRic1 chromosome 18, mBalRic1.hap2, whole genome shotgun sequence genomic segment:
- the LOC132352421 gene encoding transmembrane emp24 domain-containing protein 2-like, giving the protein MVLVHQELVLQAALLATVSGYFISLDAHAEECFFKRVTSGTKMGLIFEVAEGGFLDINMEATGPENKGIYKADRESRQDMETEAHQNKLEEMINELLAVAMTAVKHEQDNRGVQERIHRAINDNTNSRVVLWSFFEALVLVAMTLGQIYYLKRFFYRPEDCEEEHRLASRSMRDHHVETSHSSSANSQQA; this is encoded by the exons ATGGTGCTCGTGCATCAGGAGCTCGTGCTCCAGGCCGCCCTCCTGGCCACGGTCTCGGGCTACTTCATCAGCCTCGATGCGCATGCAGAGGAGTGCTTCTTCAAACGGGTCACCTCGGGCACCAAGATGGGCCTCATCTTCGAGGTAGCCGAGGGCGGCTTCCTGGACATCAACATGGAGGCTACAGGGCctgaaaataaaggaatttatAAAGCAGACAGGGAGTCCA gacaagacatggaaacagaagCTCACCAGAACAAGCTAGAGGAAATGATTAATGAGCTGCTCGCAGTGGCAATGACGGCTGTAAAGCATGAACAGGACAACAGGGGAGTTCAGGAGAGAATACACAGAGCAATCAATGACAACACAAACAGCAGAGTGGTCCTTTGGTCCTTCTTTGAAGCTCTTGTTCTAGTTGCCATGACATTGGGACAGATCTACTACCTGAAGAGATTTTTTTACAGGCCAGAGGATT GTGAGGAGGAGCACAGACTAGCCAGCCGGAGTATGAGAGACCACCATGTGGAGACCAGCCATAGCTcttcagccaacagccagcaagcctAA